One Bacteroidia bacterium genomic region harbors:
- a CDS encoding aspartyl/asparaginyl beta-hydroxylase domain-containing protein, which translates to MESKYTWPEGEPIVYLRPPKEEYHGKLPNFYPPEWFPELDILAKNWEAIRDEILEFEKHNGYIKGMSYFSSPAETVGAEKWSTINLMSYYRKLHSNRKKFPLLTGLTDQIDNITTVTISVLPPKTDIKPHYGDTNGIIRAHLGLVVPDHYPITAIKVGNEERGWEDGKLLLFTVVCQHEVWSKSEHRRYVLIVDFVPKLLQHKMVEICAKTLGSQSYIFFYKKLALVRKFPEPVADFFCYLFYLIWRIYLPIQRTFPFLY; encoded by the coding sequence ATGGAATCCAAGTATACATGGCCGGAGGGAGAACCAATTGTTTATTTACGACCTCCAAAAGAAGAATACCATGGGAAATTGCCCAATTTCTATCCTCCTGAATGGTTTCCGGAATTGGATATTTTGGCCAAAAACTGGGAGGCTATACGTGATGAAATTTTGGAATTTGAAAAGCATAATGGCTACATCAAAGGCATGAGTTATTTTTCTTCCCCGGCTGAAACCGTAGGCGCAGAAAAATGGAGTACCATTAACCTGATGAGCTATTACCGCAAGCTTCACAGCAACCGGAAAAAGTTTCCACTCTTAACCGGATTAACCGATCAAATTGATAACATAACAACGGTTACTATCAGTGTATTACCTCCGAAAACCGATATTAAACCTCATTATGGTGATACCAACGGAATTATTCGGGCACACCTTGGCTTGGTAGTTCCGGACCATTATCCCATTACGGCTATTAAAGTAGGAAACGAAGAAAGAGGATGGGAAGACGGGAAATTACTGCTATTTACCGTGGTTTGCCAACACGAAGTATGGAGTAAATCAGAACACCGTCGCTACGTTTTAATCGTGGATTTTGTACCCAAATTACTCCAACATAAAATGGTTGAAATTTGCGCTAAAACCTTAGGAAGCCAGAGCTATATATTCTTTTACAAAAAACTTGCCTTGGTTCGAAAATTCCCTGAGCCCGTAGCCGACTTTTTCTGCTACCTTTTCTATTTGATCTGGAGAATTTATTTACCAATTCAACGAACCTTCCCGTTTTTATACTAA
- a CDS encoding potassium channel family protein, protein MISRFLKILFFGNETDEQSKPNPYYEKQTQNLKDIWYNKTYNDFGIERLFRLFLQLTAFIIPSGVFRQLSGTDNIIHRRLTVEFLGIGKVFFYYLILVIFDKTQSYFFLILTSIITFDTLHFLASRIFLNDVFRQPISYKRSLLMVFINYVEICLFFAFVYSYIDHTNIDIANTMFIPNSTNAVSHISNLQSIYFSFVTSATIGYGDIVPKNDLLIRIVIFQVIISLFLVVVIISNVTTKIEDETFYNKKN, encoded by the coding sequence ATGATTTCAAGATTTTTAAAAATACTTTTCTTTGGAAACGAAACAGACGAACAGTCTAAACCAAATCCGTATTATGAAAAGCAGACCCAAAACTTGAAAGATATTTGGTATAACAAAACATATAATGATTTTGGAATAGAAAGATTATTTAGACTTTTTTTACAATTAACAGCTTTTATTATTCCAAGTGGCGTTTTTAGGCAATTAAGTGGTACAGATAATATTATTCATAGACGACTTACTGTCGAATTTTTAGGAATTGGGAAAGTGTTTTTTTATTATTTAATTCTTGTAATATTTGATAAAACACAAAGTTACTTTTTCTTAATTTTAACTTCAATAATAACTTTTGATACTCTACATTTTTTAGCGAGCAGAATTTTCCTTAATGATGTTTTTAGACAGCCTATAAGTTATAAAAGAAGCTTACTAATGGTTTTTATAAATTATGTAGAAATTTGTTTATTTTTTGCGTTTGTTTATTCTTATATAGACCATACAAATATTGACATTGCTAATACTATGTTTATTCCAAATTCAACAAATGCAGTTTCACACATTTCAAATTTACAATCAATTTATTTTAGCTTTGTAACCTCTGCAACTATAGGTTACGGTGACATAGTTCCCAAAAATGATTTATTAATAAGAATAGTAATTTTTCAAGTAATTATTTCGCTATTTTTAGTGGTTGTAATTATTTCAAATGTTACAACAAAAATTGAAGACGAAACATTTTACAACAAGAAAAATTAA